The Oceanispirochaeta sp. genomic sequence ATAGCTCTCTGTTAAATCGGAAAGAATGAAATATCCCGAGGCGGTGATTTTCTGAATCAGCTTGCCCGACAGAAGGCTGTGATCATGGTCTATGATCTCCAGATTAATATTTTTGACCTCAAAGTTGGCCGCCAGGGGAAGGAAGAGAAGAACCATCAGTGGAAAACCTATAATCATTCTGGGCAGAAAGGAATTCCTCTTCATCTGTTTGAACTCTTTTTCAATTAAATATTTCAGCATTATTTATTTCTCCTTACCGAAGCTGGTTTACAGCTTCGGAGACTAATCACTCGAGGCCTAAGGGGCAGTCACTACCAGCGCAATACCCTTCGGCCTTTACTTTTTGATTACCCGGGCAATAACATTGCCCGGGTAGGTATATACAACATTGCCCTGGTGTCCCCTCTCTCGAGGCCGAAGGGTTACTCCAGTCTCAATTTGAATCTTTTCAGGCTGACCGTGATCAGGACCAGGGCCATCAGGGATAACACTGCCAATTCCCTGACAATGGATGAGAACCCAAGACCTTTGATCATGATGTTCTTTGCCGCCACGATGTACCACTTGGCCGGAATGATCTGGGCAACCCACTGAAGGGCCAGGGGCATGTTTTCTATGGGGAACATCATTCCCGACAGATACATGGCAGGCATCATCAGGGCCATTCCCGACAGGAGAAGGGCCATGACCTGAGACGTGGCTACCGAGGAGATGAGAAGCCCGATGGACAGGGAGACAAAGATATAGATCAGTGACACCGTCAGGAGAGCCGGGATACTTCCGGCTATGGGTACTTTAAGAAGGAACACAGCAAACAGAATGATTGTGAGAAGATTGATGCAGGATAGAAAAAAGTAGGGGACCGCCTTGGAGAGTATGATCAGCAGAGGCTTCATGGGGGATACCAGGAGGATCTCCATGGTACCGGATTCTTTTTCCCTGGCGATCGAAATGGAGGTCATCATGGCGCAGATCAGCATGATCACCATACCCATTACTCCGGGTACAAAATTATAGGCACTCTTCATCTCAGGGTTGTAAATCAGCTTTGTGATGATATTGATTTGATGGGAGATCCTGCCCGGAGGAGCTGCTGTTTTCTCCTGGAGCAGCCCGGATATGATGGCCGTGGCATAGTTGGTCATGGTCACCGCCGTGTTCGGGTCCGAGCCGTCGGCAATAAGCTGTATCTGAGCACCCCCCCGGAGTGTGG encodes the following:
- a CDS encoding ABC transporter permease, with translation MKQFIAFIQKEFHHIFRDTWTMIILLVLPVLMLILFGYALSTEVKNVRVSIYDPSRDSMTEEIVRKLESSEYFTISGILDSPLEIEKEFQSDNSALVVVFSEDFSSTTLRGGAQIQLIADGSDPNTAVTMTNYATAIISGLLQEKTAAPPGRISHQINIITKLIYNPEMKSAYNFVPGVMGMVIMLICAMMTSISIAREKESGTMEILLVSPMKPLLIILSKAVPYFFLSCINLLTIILFAVFLLKVPIAGSIPALLTVSLIYIFVSLSIGLLISSVATSQVMALLLSGMALMMPAMYLSGMMFPIENMPLALQWVAQIIPAKWYIVAAKNIMIKGLGFSSIVRELAVLSLMALVLITVSLKRFKLRLE